Proteins from one uncultured Cohaesibacter sp. genomic window:
- the flhA gene encoding flagellar biosynthesis protein FlhA: MSDADATMTAEPASATEAPAADGPRGPSPLDQLGNVITFLRQGDLGLAIGVMTILVVMILPLPSAFMDMFLAISIIFSVLILMTSLFIRAPLEFSSFPTILLVSTMLRLALNLASTRLILAYGHEGPGAAGNVIEAFGSFVTRGNFVIGVIVFAILVTVNFVVITKGSGRIAEVAARFTLDAMPGKQMAIDADLSAGLINEEEAKTRRKDLSDESTFFGAMDGASKFVRGDAIAGLIITFINVLGGIIIGVAQMDMAFTDAAQSYTLLTIGDGLVSQIPALIVSTAAGILVSKAGVSGSADKALVNQLSGYPKALGMSSAVMVVMAFLPGMPIIPFLTLGVGAGYLSYKASQKHKQQALKEVIEKKQQELKEAEPPKEEPISEVLKMDELRLELGYGLISMANGNASQALTDQIKALRRQLASEMGFIMPAVRIMDNVQLQANDYVLKVKEVEVGRGVVYPNQFMTMDPTGADISLPGIKTQEPTFGLPAVWIDGSLREEAAILGLTVVDPATVISTHLTEIIKANMGELLSYAVVQGLLDELPAEQKKLIDDIVPGQITISGIQRVLQSLLAERISIRDLSAILEGVADASGFTRSIQTMTEHVRRRLSLQICAANQAPGGYLPILTLSPKWEREFSNALIGEGDEKQLAMAPSKLQEFVGLVRDGYEDAAQVGEIPVLLTSPAIRPYVRSIIERFRAHTTVLSQNEVHTRVRLKTVGSI, translated from the coding sequence ATGAGTGATGCAGACGCAACAATGACGGCGGAACCAGCGAGCGCCACTGAAGCTCCGGCAGCCGACGGGCCCCGGGGTCCGTCTCCGCTCGACCAGTTGGGCAATGTCATTACCTTCCTCAGACAAGGTGATCTGGGGCTCGCCATCGGCGTTATGACCATTCTCGTGGTCATGATCCTGCCGCTGCCGTCTGCCTTCATGGATATGTTTCTGGCAATCTCCATCATCTTTTCCGTACTCATTCTGATGACCTCTCTGTTCATCCGGGCCCCGCTGGAATTCTCGTCTTTCCCGACGATCCTGCTGGTCTCCACGATGTTGCGGCTGGCGTTAAACTTGGCATCCACGCGCCTCATTCTGGCCTATGGCCATGAAGGCCCCGGCGCGGCGGGCAACGTCATTGAGGCCTTCGGCAGTTTCGTGACCCGCGGCAACTTTGTCATTGGCGTCATCGTCTTTGCCATTCTGGTGACGGTGAACTTCGTGGTTATTACCAAGGGTTCTGGCCGTATCGCAGAAGTTGCCGCCCGTTTCACCCTCGATGCTATGCCCGGCAAGCAGATGGCCATTGATGCGGACCTTTCCGCAGGGCTCATCAACGAGGAAGAAGCCAAGACGCGCCGTAAGGACCTGTCTGACGAAAGCACCTTCTTCGGCGCCATGGACGGTGCCAGCAAGTTCGTGCGTGGTGACGCCATCGCCGGTCTCATCATCACCTTCATTAACGTGCTCGGCGGCATCATCATCGGCGTTGCTCAGATGGACATGGCCTTCACCGATGCAGCCCAGTCCTACACCCTGCTGACCATCGGCGACGGTCTGGTTTCACAGATCCCGGCGCTGATCGTCTCCACTGCTGCCGGTATTTTGGTCTCCAAGGCCGGTGTGAGTGGCTCTGCCGACAAGGCACTGGTCAATCAGCTGTCAGGCTATCCCAAGGCGCTGGGCATGTCATCGGCCGTGATGGTCGTCATGGCCTTCCTGCCCGGCATGCCGATTATCCCCTTCCTGACCCTCGGCGTTGGTGCGGGCTACCTGTCCTACAAGGCCAGCCAAAAGCACAAGCAACAGGCTCTCAAGGAAGTGATCGAGAAGAAACAGCAAGAGCTGAAGGAAGCCGAGCCTCCGAAGGAAGAGCCGATCAGCGAAGTGCTGAAAATGGATGAATTGCGCCTCGAACTCGGCTATGGCCTGATCAGTATGGCCAATGGCAATGCGTCTCAGGCACTCACCGACCAGATCAAGGCCCTGCGTCGACAGCTGGCCTCTGAAATGGGCTTCATCATGCCTGCGGTACGCATCATGGACAACGTCCAACTGCAGGCCAATGATTATGTCCTCAAGGTCAAGGAAGTCGAAGTCGGGCGCGGCGTTGTCTATCCAAACCAGTTCATGACCATGGACCCAACAGGCGCCGATATCTCCCTGCCGGGTATCAAAACCCAGGAACCGACCTTCGGCTTGCCTGCAGTCTGGATCGATGGCTCTTTACGCGAAGAGGCTGCGATTCTCGGCTTGACGGTTGTCGATCCGGCCACGGTCATTTCCACCCATCTGACAGAGATCATCAAGGCCAACATGGGCGAGCTGCTCTCCTACGCAGTCGTACAAGGTCTGCTGGACGAATTGCCAGCCGAACAGAAAAAGCTCATCGACGACATCGTTCCCGGTCAGATCACCATCTCCGGTATCCAGCGTGTGCTGCAGTCCCTGCTGGCCGAGCGGATTTCCATCCGCGATCTGTCGGCAATTCTGGAAGGCGTCGCCGATGCCTCGGGCTTCACCCGCTCCATCCAGACCATGACCGAACATGTACGTCGCCGTTTGTCCTTGCAGATTTGCGCTGCCAACCAAGCCCCCGGAGGCTATTTGCCCATCCTGACCCTTTCCCCCAAATGGGAACGGGAGTTCAGCAACGCGCTCATTGGCGAAGGCGACGAGAAGCAGTTGGCCATGGCGCCAAGCAAATTGCAGGAGTTCGTTGGCCTCGTGCGCGATGGCTATGAAGATGCCGCGCAAGTGGGGGAAATTCCGGTGCTGTTAACCTCTCCGGCCATCCGGCCCTATGTCCGTTCTATCATCGAACGCTTCCGCGCTCACACCACGGTTCTGAGCCAGAATGAGGTCCATACGCGGGTCCGTCTTAAGACTGTTGGATCAATTTGA
- the hemG gene encoding menaquinone-dependent protoporphyrinogen IX dehydrogenase, whose product MAKIALFFVSQDGQTNKIAHTLSSHLTNSAHQVTLFDLRDTAVSASDIEAADLVIVLAAIRYGFHLKPAERFLSTHGDKLCKKPLVMLSVNLTARKPHKRTIEHSVYLQKWLKRHPLEPHIVRAIAGKLDYPSYGFFDRFMIQLIMRITKGPTDPSLTVEFTDWDQVKELAEEISQLV is encoded by the coding sequence ATGGCAAAAATCGCTCTTTTCTTCGTTAGCCAAGATGGCCAGACGAACAAAATCGCCCACACGCTTTCCAGTCATCTTACCAATTCAGCCCATCAGGTCACCCTGTTTGACCTCAGGGACACTGCCGTGTCGGCCTCTGATATCGAGGCGGCTGATCTGGTGATTGTGCTTGCTGCCATCCGTTATGGCTTCCATCTCAAGCCTGCCGAGCGCTTTCTTTCAACGCATGGGGATAAGCTGTGCAAGAAACCGCTTGTCATGCTGTCGGTCAATCTGACGGCCCGCAAACCGCATAAGCGGACCATCGAGCATAGTGTCTATTTGCAGAAATGGCTCAAGCGTCATCCGCTTGAACCACATATCGTGCGGGCCATCGCCGGAAAACTGGATTATCCCAGCTATGGCTTTTTCGATCGCTTCATGATCCAGTTGATCATGCGGATCACCAAAGGGCCGACCGATCCGAGCCTAACGGTCGAGTTTACCGACTGGGATCAGGTAAAAGAGCTGGCCGAGGAGATCTCCCAGCTTGTATAA
- the fliJ gene encoding flagellar export protein FliJ, which translates to MKSRESLIRLKRFQVDEKRRQVGQIELMVTEFEGMIRDLDAQIAFEEEKAGISDIAHFAYPTFAKAAIQRKENLQVSIDDLNEQLERAQDQLREAVAEMKKVEMLEERDHHREQAARDQAEQDELDDFAMIGHRRGH; encoded by the coding sequence ATGAAGTCGCGTGAAAGTCTTATTCGCCTGAAACGGTTTCAAGTCGATGAGAAACGTCGTCAGGTCGGGCAGATTGAACTGATGGTCACTGAGTTTGAAGGCATGATCCGTGATCTCGATGCGCAAATTGCGTTCGAGGAGGAAAAAGCCGGTATCAGTGATATCGCCCATTTTGCCTATCCAACCTTTGCGAAAGCTGCCATTCAGCGCAAGGAAAACCTGCAGGTTTCGATCGATGACCTCAATGAACAGCTGGAACGGGCGCAGGACCAACTGCGTGAAGCTGTCGCTGAGATGAAAAAGGTCGAGATGCTCGAAGAGCGCGACCACCATCGCGAACAGGCTGCCAGAGATCAGGCAGAGCAGGATGAGCTTGATGATTTTGCGATGATTGGTCATCGCCGCGGGCACTAG
- a CDS encoding paraquat-inducible protein A: MRSFLLPILLAIAAFSFGLGLTLPLVSLDKLLFFTETPSLRTIIAGLWEQDERILALVILAFSVLLPATKILLLHIAVYRGKKSRSLAVLSVVSKWSMMDVLLVALVIFSAKTSGLATASAMPGIWFYGAATLASVIASVMVRK; encoded by the coding sequence GTGAGATCTTTCCTTTTGCCGATCCTGCTGGCGATCGCTGCCTTTTCCTTCGGGTTGGGCCTCACATTGCCTCTGGTCTCCCTCGACAAGTTGCTTTTCTTTACTGAGACGCCATCGCTCAGAACCATCATTGCAGGGCTCTGGGAGCAGGATGAGCGGATTCTGGCGCTGGTGATTCTGGCCTTCTCGGTGCTTCTGCCGGCAACCAAGATCCTGTTGCTGCATATTGCCGTATATAGGGGCAAAAAATCCCGTTCTCTGGCGGTGCTGTCCGTGGTGAGCAAATGGTCCATGATGGACGTGCTTCTTGTGGCCCTGGTCATCTTTTCAGCCAAGACCAGTGGCCTTGCAACGGCCTCGGCGATGCCCGGTATCTGGTTCTATGGTGCGGCCACGCTGGCTTCGGTGATCGCCTCTGTGATGGTCCGGAAATAG
- a CDS encoding response regulator transcription factor, with amino-acid sequence MRVLLIEDDGATAQSIELMLKSESFNVYTTDLGEEGIDLGKLYDYDIILLDLNLPDMSGYEVLRTLRVSKVKTPILILSGLAGIEDKVRGLGFGADDYMTKPFHKDELVARIHAIVRRSKGHAQSVITTGELTVNLDTKTVEVEGQRVHLTGKEYQMLELLSLRKGTTLTKEMFLNHLYGGMDEPELKIIDVFICKLRKKLATATGGRNYIETVWGRGYVLREPDEEGMRESA; translated from the coding sequence ATGCGCGTTTTGCTAATTGAAGACGACGGCGCCACAGCACAGAGCATCGAGTTGATGCTCAAGTCTGAAAGCTTCAATGTCTACACAACCGATCTCGGTGAAGAAGGCATTGACCTTGGTAAGCTGTACGACTACGACATTATTCTACTGGACTTGAACCTGCCGGATATGAGCGGTTACGAGGTACTTCGTACTCTGCGCGTTTCCAAGGTGAAAACTCCGATCCTTATCCTTTCCGGTCTGGCCGGCATTGAAGACAAGGTTCGTGGGCTAGGCTTCGGTGCAGATGACTACATGACCAAGCCATTCCACAAGGATGAGCTGGTAGCCCGTATTCATGCGATCGTAAGACGCTCGAAGGGCCACGCACAGTCTGTTATCACGACTGGCGAGTTGACCGTAAATCTCGACACCAAGACTGTCGAAGTGGAAGGCCAGCGCGTTCATCTGACAGGCAAAGAATACCAGATGCTTGAGCTTCTAAGCTTGCGCAAGGGAACGACCCTCACCAAAGAGATGTTCCTGAACCATCTATATGGTGGCATGGATGAACCAGAGTTGAAAATTATCGACGTGTTCATCTGTAAACTGCGCAAAAAGCTCGCAACAGCGACCGGCGGTCGCAACTATATCGAAACCGTATGGGGCCGTGGCTATGTGCTGCGCGAACCTGACGAAGAGGGTATGAGAGAAAGCGCCTGA
- a CDS encoding protein-glutamate O-methyltransferase CheR, whose protein sequence is MTPQEYSFLQGFLKEKSGLVLSNDKQYLIESRLMPIARKAGLQTISELIGKLKGIGDRTLQTAVVEAMTTNESFFFRDKTPFEHFVDTIVPHLVETRKRGRVRIWCAAASTGQEPYSLAMSLKENASKLGGLSFEIIATDISHEVLEKAKAGFYSQFEVQRGLPVQLLLKYFTQHGEMWQIAPEIRSMVTYKPFNLLESFSAMGQFDVIFCRNVLIYFDQATKTDIMQRLAKQMPDDGYLLLGAAETVVGLTDAFQAVPGKRGLYCNARGAAGKTASPTQPKIAVGQSAQSTFGSRALGAGQTVAKPSVFSSSRLSSIPGGRK, encoded by the coding sequence ATGACGCCACAGGAATATTCTTTCTTGCAGGGCTTCTTGAAGGAAAAGTCAGGATTGGTGCTCTCGAATGATAAGCAGTATCTCATCGAGAGCCGCTTGATGCCGATCGCACGCAAGGCTGGATTGCAAACCATCAGCGAACTGATTGGCAAGCTGAAAGGGATTGGCGACCGCACATTGCAGACGGCTGTTGTCGAAGCAATGACCACCAACGAGTCTTTCTTCTTTCGTGATAAAACACCCTTTGAGCATTTCGTTGATACGATTGTTCCGCATCTGGTTGAGACGCGCAAACGTGGTCGTGTGCGCATCTGGTGTGCTGCCGCGTCTACAGGGCAGGAGCCTTATTCTCTGGCCATGAGCCTGAAGGAAAATGCGTCGAAACTGGGTGGTTTGAGCTTTGAAATCATCGCAACCGATATTTCTCACGAGGTGTTGGAAAAGGCGAAGGCAGGCTTTTACAGCCAATTTGAAGTGCAACGCGGTCTGCCTGTGCAGCTCCTGTTGAAATATTTCACACAGCATGGGGAAATGTGGCAGATTGCACCGGAAATCCGGTCAATGGTTACTTATAAGCCGTTCAATTTGCTGGAGAGCTTCTCCGCCATGGGACAATTCGATGTCATCTTTTGCCGCAATGTGTTGATCTATTTTGATCAGGCAACAAAGACGGATATCATGCAGCGGCTGGCCAAGCAAATGCCGGACGATGGCTATTTGCTGCTTGGGGCTGCCGAAACCGTTGTTGGCCTGACAGACGCCTTTCAGGCGGTGCCCGGCAAAAGAGGGCTCTATTGCAATGCTCGTGGTGCGGCTGGGAAAACCGCCAGCCCGACGCAGCCAAAGATTGCCGTTGGGCAGAGTGCCCAAAGCACCTTTGGATCTCGTGCCTTGGGCGCGGGGCAAACTGTTGCGAAGCCTTCCGTGTTTTCGTCTTCGAGACTGTCTAGCATTCCCGGCGGACGCAAATAG
- the fliI gene encoding flagellar protein export ATPase FliI, producing MVQELISKLEDINPRHSFGRVASIQGHLVEVVGPLFEMSVGSMLHIHVDGREPIKCEVVGFSSDRALCLPYSELDGIRLGSRAELHGPAVVRPTKDWLGRMINAFGEPIDGKGPLGRGHDTVSLRGKPPAAHKRMRVGGPMDLGVRALNTFVTLCEGQRMGIFAGSGVGKSVLLSMLARNASSEVNIIGLIGERGREVQEFVEDDLGEEGLKRSIVVVATSDEMALMRRQAAYLTLALSEFFRKQGKQVLCMMDSVTRFAQAQREIGLAAGEPPTSKGYTPTVFAELPKLLERAGPGEKNEGAVTGLFTVLVEGDNHNEPVADAVRGILDGHIVMERAIAERGRYPAINILKSVSRTLPKAADPAFWPDVLKARQFMATYSDMEELIRLGAYKQGSDPNVDLAIALHEPLETFLTQNKGEATSIEEGYQALQSILGTQTATGNSGL from the coding sequence ATGGTACAGGAACTGATCAGTAAACTGGAGGACATAAACCCGCGGCATTCCTTTGGCCGGGTTGCGTCGATTCAGGGGCATCTGGTGGAAGTGGTAGGGCCGCTCTTCGAGATGAGCGTGGGCTCAATGTTGCATATCCATGTGGATGGACGCGAGCCGATCAAATGCGAAGTGGTGGGCTTTTCCTCAGATCGGGCTCTCTGTCTGCCCTATTCGGAGCTGGATGGGATTCGTCTGGGCAGCCGGGCGGAGCTGCATGGGCCAGCGGTCGTGCGCCCGACGAAAGACTGGCTGGGGCGGATGATCAATGCCTTTGGCGAGCCGATTGATGGCAAGGGGCCTTTGGGGCGTGGGCATGATACCGTATCCCTTCGAGGAAAGCCTCCAGCGGCGCACAAGCGTATGCGCGTGGGTGGCCCTATGGACCTTGGCGTAAGGGCGCTCAACACCTTTGTAACGCTTTGTGAGGGCCAGCGCATGGGTATCTTTGCCGGTTCGGGTGTTGGTAAGTCCGTTTTGCTCTCTATGTTGGCGCGCAATGCCAGTTCCGAGGTCAATATTATCGGCCTGATCGGTGAACGTGGACGTGAGGTGCAGGAATTTGTAGAGGATGATCTGGGCGAAGAGGGCCTCAAACGGTCCATCGTGGTGGTGGCCACATCAGATGAAATGGCGTTGATGCGCAGACAGGCGGCCTATCTGACGCTGGCTCTTTCCGAGTTTTTCCGAAAACAGGGCAAGCAGGTTCTCTGCATGATGGATTCGGTGACACGCTTTGCTCAAGCGCAGCGCGAAATCGGTTTGGCGGCCGGTGAACCCCCGACTTCCAAGGGATATACCCCCACAGTTTTTGCAGAATTGCCTAAATTGTTGGAAAGAGCGGGGCCTGGCGAAAAAAATGAGGGTGCCGTTACAGGTCTTTTTACTGTTTTGGTGGAAGGTGATAATCACAATGAGCCCGTAGCGGATGCTGTTCGTGGTATTCTGGATGGACATATCGTTATGGAAAGGGCCATTGCTGAGAGGGGAAGGTACCCGGCGATAAACATTTTGAAATCTGTTTCGCGTACTCTCCCCAAGGCTGCCGATCCGGCCTTCTGGCCTGATGTGCTCAAGGCTCGGCAATTTATGGCGACCTATTCGGATATGGAAGAGTTGATCCGGTTGGGAGCCTATAAACAGGGAAGCGATCCAAATGTGGATTTGGCTATCGCTCTTCATGAACCTCTGGAAACCTTCCTGACGCAAAACAAGGGGGAGGCCACCAGCATCGAAGAGGGATACCAAGCGTTACAGTCCATTTTGGGAACGCAGACCGCAACGGGTAATTCGGGGCTTTAA